gaacgaaccttgagcTACTGGATGAAATTAAGGAAGATATagtgtgtaaaataaaacagcaaagagcaaaatggctaggacacatatggagatccggatcaactacgaTGATATTCTCAAAGCTGCGCCAAAACTATACCAGCATTCCAAGTGAAACGCTGCTTGTGTACATTAATGTTACACGCTTGTCAATACAGATGTGTACATTACTGTTACACTTAGCGGCGAGAGTGTTAATTGTGACAATTGTATGCTTTGTTCCATTTGCTAAAGTATTCTTAAAGTTGCCATATTACATATTTCTGGAAAAAGAGATGATGCATAATGTACTTGATTGGtgaaataaacacaaaaataaattttattcagCTAATACACTTTTAAACAGGATGTGTGATATGAATgcaatatttttttcttgtacagcctataacaaataatatacaaatagtaaaaatttaaaacaagtcTACAACTAACAAACTTTAAAACATGGTTCATAGCCATGTCAacgaaatccaaatattatgtatGTTTGGCATAATGTCATTATCTTTGGTCAATAGGGaacttaaagtaaacaaaattgtatataattttaaattagatataaacgtcagtagaaaatacagttatgtgacgttacaagtgtttttgatcgtttgaactattcagagaaaacttgtacttttacaaaatggttttattttccatagtaaaccttctttcctttccttcaataaccATATCAAACttcaatctcaacaaactggtatatattattacaatgacatacgataaatgtcattagaatatatttttcctttattctgcgacgacgagctggccaaatacccaagtaggtggaggccgataaactaaagaagaagaagaagaagaatatacctaaataaccataaacggaaccatatagttaaactatgtgacgtcacgggtcgtttgaactattttaaaatacagaagactttaaatttgtacttctaagttattatgagtttttgaagtgtgaaattttggaaatcttatttttatagaaaactGTATTAAActtattatgtaataatataaattaaacttatgtaataaaaaatgtgcaagttccctattcaacTAAAAAAGTGACTGGCTAATAATTGACACCCAGTCTATGccatgaaaattaaaaaaagtcaacCAAGGGAAATTGCTTGCAAACTAAAGTTATGTAAAGAttgttttattgtaaaataaacttATATTAATTATCGaataacataatttaaaaaaaaacgtataTTAAAGATCAATCATTGTTTTCACTTTCACTAGATTCCTCGTCAGAATCAGACCCACTACTAGATTCATCTTCATCAAAAACTGGTCTGTTTCTATTCACAAAAAGATCATCCTCATCATCATTGTCCTCCTTCTTATCATCAAACTCTTTGGGCCACACATTGtcttttttaaaatactttataTGTTCTGGTGTCAGAATCCTAACCATCTCAGCTTTAACTTTATCACCTTCTTCAATTGGTTCTGTAAGAACATAATCACCTCTCTTCACCCAGACGTTTTTTCTAAACTTTGTTGGCATGGACACGAGGAAAACAGACTTGTCAGGAGCCTCAACTTCGTGTAAGTTATTCCCTCTACTATTGAGAACTCGCACAATTTGTTGGTTTTCAGTTGGAGGAGAATAGTCATCTTGAAGTACTTCTAAGAGTACATGCTTCCTTTTAGTTGCTCGAGACATcactaaaaaatagaaaattttgttaaataaatataaaataaatatttagatgGTCAACAAATACAAATAACTATGCTTTACTCCATCTATTGAACAGATGGAGTTATCACGTGAATAAATaacaatatttcttcaaaatacctTAATGAACGCCCTTATATAGTAGTTATTGATACAGTAgccatgttgtgactggctgattgacataaagaccatgccataaaaaaacgcCCTTATACACAAAACCAATAAAAAGGTATTCGATATTAGTGTTATCGGTATTGTGTACAAGGGTGTGCGTTAAGGTATTTTGAAGAAATTTTGTGATTTATTCATGTGATAACTCCGTCTGTTCTGTAGGCAGAGTATAGTTTCTtcatattatatatagttatagAGACATAACTATATGTTTTCAGTTAAATACTGTGTATTTATTTATTCAGGGACGTACACTTAGTTATACATGACTAAAACCTGTCTGTCAGAAACAAGGAACAATAATAAATAGCAATCGAACTTACTTTCAAAGCTGTTTTCAGAACTTATCAAATTATTTGtaatgaaaaataactttttaccATTAGTTTAAAAAGTGAAGTGGTTGTTAGAATATTAATTATGTTCTAAAAACAATCAACAAATCCTTAACACATTGTTATAACTTCTCAAAAATCAATGCAATGATTCATattcagggcccccgtaagggctattgacgcctgtgtgcaaaaaggattttggcgccccttacggcattttggatcatgtttttttatttattttattgaaggtaggtaggtaggtaggtgcttgaaata
This genomic window from Diabrotica virgifera virgifera chromosome 1, PGI_DIABVI_V3a contains:
- the LOC114337302 gene encoding probable RNA-binding protein EIF1AD encodes the protein MSRATKRKHVLLEVLQDDYSPPTENQQIVRVLNSRGNNLHEVEAPDKSVFLVSMPTKFRKNVWVKRGDYVLTEPIEEGDKVKAEMVRILTPEHIKYFKKDNVWPKEFDDKKEDNDDEDDLFVNRNRPVFDEDESSSGSDSDEESSESENND